The window TTGTGTGACATGGGTTGTTCTGCACCTCTCAAAGATTTATTCATTAATCCCAGTAAGTGAAGCTGTTCCACCttgaaaattttgttacaaaatattgttgtATATAACAAAAAATGTAAACTACAAATTACAGATATATTTACTTGTAATCCATGTATCTGCTTATCAATCTTTATCAGCATATTTTGAAGaagctctttttcttctttcaaatcaCGTTGGTAAGCAAGTAATTCGTTGGTATTCACTCTTGCActgtatttttctatattttccatTTCTCAATCCTGTTTTCCTATTTATTGACACAACCTACATTAAAGCAGACTGCGTAAATCGCATTCAATCTTTGTATTACAATGTTTTCATGTACCTTTTTGTTGTAGATAACACGCATAGAGTTTATAGAACTTATAATTATGAATCATATGGAATGTCAATATATTATATTcataaattcatgaaaatttatttgtaatgtTTCACAATACAACACATCTGAACGTCGCTCTTAATATTCTGATATTACATTGCTACCAACTCAATAATTTAGTATGAGAAAATGGCGATATTAGGAAAAGCAGGAAATACTTCGTCATTCTCCATAGTAACGCCCACAAGGAGGGGCGGGATATATAGCCATCTTTCCCGAGGAAGTCCACCATATTGGATATTGTAAGATATTTAGAAGGTTGGTCAACCTGAGTTTCGAATATTCAAGAAAAGTTTATAAACGTGCCGAGGAACGCAACATTTTGAGAAATAGATTACAGACTGTTAATATTAAATAGACAGGTAAAGTGCATgtttattctaattttattctttcactTCCAAATTATCTCATTTCGGAATTTCAATGGGATTTATGAGTTTTCTTTACAGAGTGATATAATACTTTATTCTTTCTACAGGATTCTATGTAGTACTACAGAATAAtcacaatttattatatttgaattcatttaggtacagaatttttttaatgaatctcAATATAATCCATAGAACTATAAGATTACATTACTTTGTTAACTTTCAAGTgatggaattaaattaaatagaatCAATATAAGTCTTGCTACCATTTTGAAAGGATTTCATTATACAGTTATCCTTCTGTTCTTACATtttgattatatatttttctgctgtgtgtttttttataatattttactgtataatgatgaatatttcattgatGCAAGATTTATATTAGAttttatgtacatatacatacagaTTGGGAGCACAACTGCTGTTATCATGCTATCATTATATGATGGTTGAATTTctcaaaaatatgaaatttatgatGTAGTTTTACATTGATTCATATGTTTACATCGAATGATTAGttagatttttttaactatttagTTTATCAGAGATATTAGATTTAATTCTGAACTTGTTACATATAGAAAAAGAATAGTAAGCAAAACAATGATCAGAAACCATTGGAATGACAAAGGTGATAACATTAAACAATAATTGTCCTCACCAAAAAGAAGATTAATCTCTAGATGCTAATAAGGAGCATCCTAAAATAGTATTTTCACAATCTTTGTACATAATAAGTGTTGATTAATCATTGGTAtttatacttatacatataaatattgtTATACCATTTACAAAAACGGATGTATACGGTAACCCTCTaggattaatttcaatttcatttaatttaaaattaaaaaaaaggataaTAAATAGTTTACATAAGAATCAGTACACACGTTGTCGAATTTCTCTATGCTATTAtctattaattttgataattcatCCGAAGATTATGTTAGATATATCATTACAATAATTCTCTTTCGAtcaaatttctattttacatttatttttgggATAAGAATCGGTGTTTGCTGCTGCAGCAAGAAAATTGGTTTCGAATTACCATCCGAGTCACGCGAATTAAAATaagattattcttttttttttaatgttcacCAATCATCGTTAAGTCGCAGACCGTAAATTCGTTCGTTGCTGCAGCAAGGAACGCGTCAATCTTTCGACGAAGAGGGTGGTGATTCCCGGCTATTGTCGTTTGTAAAATTAGATAAACCAAGACCACTGCTCGCTTCGTGAGTCGAAGAATTGGTAGGTGAATTGCTGCTACTCCTGGCACCGCCGAGTGGCGCCACAGTGGTGTTCTCACTTGGTATAAGACCCTCCTTCATTCTCTTCTTCTGTTTCATCCTTCTGTTTTGGAACCAAATTTTCACTTGCGTTTCGTTCAATTGTAACGCTGATGCGATCTCGATGCGCCTCGCTCGAGTCAGGTacttattaaaatgaaattctttttctagTTCGGTGAGCTGTTTGTTGGTGAAGTTGGTTCTTCCGGTGTTGTTGAAGCCACCTGCGATGCCGACCAGAGGTCCACCGGTAAGACAGCTCACTGGTCCATTTGCGGTGTTTGTATACGCAGATGCGTTCCCGCCACCGATACTGCTGCCACCATAGTCTCCCACGCTTGAATTTGACTTTGCTGCTGTAACAgatttccattttcattttattcaaagaTTTACACAAGGTATCTTATTCCATAAAGTTCGCTTTCGTTTATTAATATGATCGATACAACAGAAATGATGACCTTCGCAATGTTGCAGAGGAAGAAATGGAAGACAAAAGTGCAAGGGTCGTAACATTCACGAAATATGCAGTCATCAAAGCATACTTCGCAAACCTGCCTGTAAAACAGCAATTGTTTCAACATAAAAGAAATGTAAGAATACTAAAGGTTTCATTTACACTAATATATCAAGCAAAGGGAGATCTGTTTGACTTATACTCTTCTCGATCTTAATTACGGAACGTCAGTGTCCTACGTACGTGTCCAACGTGTCCACGAAAGAGTTAAAGCCAATATACGAGGAGTTAAGCTCAAGTTTAATCCATCGACCGACAGTCGTTTGTTGTCCAACACAGCTGGTCAGTGTCCTAAGAAATCAACCTGTCCAGCCTACACAGAAGACCGATAGGGTTGACCCTCCAAATCTGGATCAAATTGCATCAGCTGTTGCCGGATGTCAAAGGTAAGTCATTACGTCATTTTATTTCGCCCGTATTTATCGTACGACCATCATGGTCATTCTGAAAACTGCATCATAGCCAATCGTTCGACGATTCTACAAACGCTAGAATTTTTAACATAAACGTGAAAACGGGTAATCGGGTACTTGGTTATTAACCTGAGAGTTAATATCGGTATAATCTTCATTAACACGGTACACTTGAAGATAATGTAACGTAGTAAGATAAGGACGAAGAGAAGCGTTGCGTTTCAATGAAAAACGGTGACGTTGTTTACGCATTATGGAAATTAGATTGTTATTTAGTCTACCGGTATGTGGAAATCAATTTACTTAATGGCAAAGGGTGGACGAAACTGTCAAGCCACCGCCTTAGAGCCacatcttctttttttcttgttcttcttcttttacccTTGTTTGCCTGTATCATTTTTCGCCTTCGTTACgcaatttttttcattatagtCTGTCTGTTAATAATAGGCAATATGGTATGTATGTCTTGGCTGATTTATTTCGTACACGAAACAAACCTTAGGCCACTGGATTTTCCGAATAATCC is drawn from Osmia lignaria lignaria isolate PbOS001 chromosome 14, iyOsmLign1, whole genome shotgun sequence and contains these coding sequences:
- the LOC117605657 gene encoding uncharacterized protein LOC117605657; this encodes MENIEKYSARVNTNELLAYQRDLKEEKELLQNMLIKIDKQIHGLQVEQLHLLGLMNKSLRGAEQPMSHKSVDDNQEDLTNNSLDLSVATTFKHYEEEMEDEDDI